In Acetonema longum DSM 6540, the genomic window CAGCCCTGGTGGAGCATTGCCGCCGCTTTATCAGCACCCTGCCCTGCTATCATCTGGTGAAAGACCGGATTCTCTATTGGGCCGGTTTATATTGTGAACTGCAGACCTATAAGCATCTTTCGCCGCTTATACGGGAAAAGGCCATGATTCGATGGACTGACCGGCATATTGGCGAATATCCTTATATTACCCGCTGGGAATGGGCTGCCGCTTCCGGGTCCACTCTGGGCCTGTTCGTCCTGACCGCGGCAGCCGCCGATCCTTCTCTTTCCCGGCAAGCAGTGAACCGGATCGCCTCGGCCTATTTCCCCTGGATTACCGGCTTTCACATTTTATTGGACTATTTTATTGATCAATCTGAGGATGCAGCCCATGACGATCTGAACTTTGTGTCTTATTATCAGGGGGAAGGGGAGACGTGTGTCCGCCTGACCTATTTTATGAACCAAGCCTGCCAGCAGGCGTCTAAGCTGCCGCATCCCGCCTACACCCTGACTGTGGTGCGGGGCCTGGCGGCTATGTACCTGTCAGATCCTAAAGCC contains:
- a CDS encoding tetraprenyl-beta-curcumene synthase family protein, whose product is MQEVQAMLKMMFPLVGRAFPWVKEDLAKWETYACKYASSPLSDQALASIRDKRFHCLGGSVYSLYPGVNPRQFISFIVALQTISDYLDNLCDRLPGGDEAAFRQLHLAMTDALDPGTALHDYYRFYPAKDDGAYLTALVEHCRRFISTLPCYHLVKDRILYWAGLYCELQTYKHLSPLIREKAMIRWTDRHIGEYPYITRWEWAAASGSTLGLFVLTAAAADPSLSRQAVNRIASAYFPWITGFHILLDYFIDQSEDAAHDDLNFVSYYQGEGETCVRLTYFMNQACQQASKLPHPAYTLTVVRGLAAMYLSDPKADSGTEQAIKKSLLAHAGGYTKFMYQMCGLLRRHHLL